A part of Micromonospora chersina genomic DNA contains:
- a CDS encoding LLM class F420-dependent oxidoreductase: MTVPLAGVTLADHAPVYAALDRAGFTDVWSSEVAGTDAFTPLALAAAWQPRLRLGTAIAPVFTRGPGLLAMSAAALAEAAPGRFALGIGASSPVLVRDWNAVPFDEPVKRTRDVLRFLRAALRGETVDQAYDTFTVRRFTLERPPAVPPPVLLAALRPGMLRLAAAEADGVVLNWLAAEDVPTALAELGERRPGFEVAARIFVCPTEDAAYARALGRRLITGYLTVPAYAAFHRWLGRHDSLGPMWEAWAAGDRRGASAAVPDEVVDALVLHGSPEECVAGVRRYADHGVDVPVLALLPTPELTAGGAAALAGLIPRLGVTGGEAG; this comes from the coding sequence ATGACGGTGCCGCTGGCCGGCGTCACCCTCGCCGACCACGCCCCGGTCTACGCCGCGCTCGACCGGGCCGGCTTCACCGACGTCTGGTCGTCGGAGGTCGCCGGGACCGACGCGTTCACGCCGCTGGCGCTCGCCGCCGCCTGGCAACCGCGGCTGCGGCTGGGCACCGCCATCGCCCCGGTGTTCACCCGGGGCCCCGGCCTGCTCGCCATGAGCGCCGCCGCCCTGGCCGAGGCCGCGCCGGGCCGCTTCGCGCTGGGCATCGGCGCCTCCTCGCCGGTGCTCGTCCGGGACTGGAACGCGGTGCCCTTCGACGAGCCGGTCAAGCGGACCCGGGACGTGCTGCGCTTCCTGCGGGCGGCGCTGCGCGGCGAGACCGTCGACCAGGCGTACGACACCTTCACCGTCCGGCGGTTCACCCTGGAACGCCCGCCGGCCGTGCCGCCGCCGGTGCTGCTGGCCGCGCTGCGTCCCGGCATGCTGCGGCTCGCCGCCGCCGAGGCCGACGGGGTGGTCCTCAACTGGCTGGCCGCCGAGGACGTGCCGACCGCCCTGGCCGAACTGGGCGAGCGCCGCCCCGGCTTCGAGGTCGCCGCCCGGATCTTCGTCTGTCCCACCGAGGACGCCGCGTACGCCCGGGCGCTGGGCCGCCGGCTGATCACCGGCTACCTCACCGTGCCGGCGTACGCGGCCTTCCACCGCTGGCTGGGGCGCCACGACAGCCTCGGTCCCATGTGGGAGGCGTGGGCCGCCGGCGACCGGCGGGGCGCGTCGGCGGCGGTGCCGGACGAGGTGGTCGACGCGCTGGTCCTGCACGGCTCGCCCGAGGAGTGCGTCGCCGGGGTCCGCCGCTACGCCGACCACGGCGTCGACGTGCCCGTGCTGGCGCTGCTGCCCACCCCCGAACTGACCGCCGGCGGCGCGGCGGCCCTGGCCGGGCTGATCCCACGGCTCGGCGTGACCGGCGGAGAGGCGGGCTGA
- a CDS encoding SDR family oxidoreductase, whose amino-acid sequence MNLTDRVAVITGGAGGIGAALGRRFAAEGAAAVVLADLDADAARGVAEGIGPVAHGVGLDVTDEAQVRALVDEAERRYGRIDLFCANAGVATGGGVEAPDADWERAWRVNVLGHVHSARAVLPAMLRRGQGYLLFTCSAAGVLTAVGDAPYTATKHAAVGLAEWLAITYRDEGIRVSALCPQGVDTPMLAGGLAEGHLGARVIAASGAVLTPDQVADATIAGLAEERFLILPHPEVAGYARRRAEDPDGWQAGLRKLVRKLRAADH is encoded by the coding sequence ATGAACCTGACCGACCGGGTGGCCGTGATCACCGGCGGGGCCGGCGGCATCGGCGCCGCGCTCGGCCGCCGGTTCGCCGCCGAGGGCGCCGCCGCCGTCGTCCTGGCCGACCTGGACGCCGACGCCGCGCGCGGGGTGGCCGAGGGCATCGGCCCGGTGGCGCACGGCGTCGGGCTCGACGTCACCGACGAGGCGCAGGTGCGGGCTCTCGTCGACGAGGCCGAGCGCCGGTACGGCCGGATCGACCTGTTCTGCGCGAACGCCGGGGTGGCCACCGGCGGGGGAGTGGAGGCGCCCGACGCCGACTGGGAACGCGCCTGGCGGGTCAACGTGCTGGGGCACGTGCACAGCGCCCGGGCCGTGCTGCCGGCGATGCTCCGCCGCGGCCAGGGGTACCTGCTGTTCACCTGCTCGGCGGCGGGCGTGCTGACCGCGGTGGGCGACGCCCCGTACACCGCCACGAAGCACGCGGCGGTCGGTCTCGCCGAGTGGCTCGCCATCACCTACCGGGACGAGGGCATCCGGGTCAGCGCGCTCTGCCCGCAGGGCGTGGACACCCCGATGCTCGCCGGTGGCCTCGCCGAGGGGCACCTGGGCGCCCGGGTGATCGCCGCCTCCGGCGCGGTGCTCACCCCCGACCAGGTCGCCGACGCCACCATCGCCGGGCTGGCCGAGGAGCGGTTCCTCATCCTGCCGCACCCGGAGGTCGCCGGCTACGCCCGCCGCCGTGCCGAAGACCCCGACGGCTGGCAGGCCGGCCTGCGCAAACTCGTCCGCAAGCTGCGCGCCGCCGATCACTAG
- a CDS encoding transglutaminaseTgpA domain-containing protein — protein sequence MGRDPPVVTAAPPRPAVDAPAGPDGGTGGVAARVLRAVPVPLALIVMISLAGVVLGRVYADPLLTRLTAGAAVGSVLVSVAARRLPSWLVAPLSVAALAGWTLLSLRLAASHAALPGGLGEVAADAARNAIPRLLTAMIPVEPAPDTVLVPVVAAWLTGLAAAEVALRAGRVLLGYLPPVLLYAGALYVVGPNAGPAVGPTVVFAAVAAVGLAVPAGRAGPAAADPVAGLAPAVRAAVRLRLLAASAAGVAVVVALAALLAPVVAGQVDARPVDPRRYVEPPQVESLDENPLIRISGWALNPDQKLLDVRTEAGSADAGPPRIRLAVLSDYDGVTWRVGATYRNAGRILPAGEPAPGATTDPVRQEITVADLTGKLLPAVPAPREVTGARVAYDPATGTLIRPEGLAPGLRYTVASVRERPDTNLISTANVPAGDAVARVLRVADGAPEQLRRLATQLAEENGAPYARATAIADFLAEHYRVTADAPSGHAYPNLAFFLFGPRNGGGQRGTSEQFAASFAVLGRLAGLPTRVVVGFEPKADGPVRAADAYAWPEVLFEGVGWVPFDPMPRPDEQPRPVEEDFRPKPEDPPPSEVPAPTVEPTATPPAAAGPDGRGGPAGPGTPVLVGGGVGGLALLVGGLLLALAAMRRNLTRTRLAQGDPGRRIAGAWRELTDALRLAGHPVGADLSAAEVAERARRALAEAQAAQVPVAGEVDELGGLLNQVAFAPGTATPAQADRATAVAATYVAALRATRSRWRRFLWTVHPGPLRWRR from the coding sequence GTGGGACGGGATCCGCCGGTGGTGACCGCGGCCCCGCCGCGTCCGGCGGTCGACGCGCCGGCCGGGCCGGACGGCGGGACCGGTGGCGTCGCGGCGCGGGTGCTGCGGGCCGTGCCGGTGCCGCTGGCGCTGATCGTCATGATCTCCCTGGCCGGCGTGGTGCTCGGCCGGGTGTACGCGGATCCGCTGCTGACCCGCCTCACGGCCGGCGCCGCGGTCGGCTCGGTGCTGGTCAGCGTGGCGGCCCGGCGCCTGCCGTCGTGGCTGGTGGCGCCGCTGTCGGTGGCCGCGCTGGCCGGCTGGACGCTGCTGTCGCTGCGGCTGGCGGCCAGCCACGCGGCGCTGCCGGGCGGCCTCGGCGAGGTCGCGGCGGACGCCGCCCGCAACGCGATCCCCCGGCTGCTCACCGCGATGATCCCGGTGGAGCCGGCCCCGGACACCGTGCTGGTCCCGGTGGTGGCGGCCTGGCTGACCGGGCTGGCCGCCGCCGAGGTGGCGCTGCGGGCCGGCCGGGTGCTGCTCGGCTACCTGCCGCCGGTGCTGCTCTACGCCGGCGCGCTCTACGTGGTCGGGCCGAACGCGGGCCCGGCGGTCGGGCCGACGGTGGTGTTCGCGGCGGTCGCCGCCGTCGGCCTGGCGGTGCCGGCCGGGCGGGCCGGCCCGGCCGCCGCGGACCCGGTCGCCGGTCTCGCGCCGGCGGTGCGTGCGGCGGTGCGGCTGCGGCTGCTCGCGGCGAGCGCGGCCGGGGTGGCGGTGGTGGTGGCGCTCGCGGCGCTGCTCGCCCCGGTGGTGGCCGGCCAGGTGGACGCCCGCCCGGTCGACCCGCGCCGCTACGTCGAGCCGCCGCAGGTGGAGTCGCTGGACGAGAACCCGCTGATCCGGATCTCCGGATGGGCGCTGAACCCGGACCAGAAGCTGCTGGACGTGCGGACCGAGGCGGGCTCGGCGGACGCGGGCCCGCCGCGGATCCGGCTGGCGGTGCTCAGCGACTACGACGGGGTGACGTGGCGGGTGGGCGCGACGTACCGCAACGCGGGGCGGATCCTTCCGGCCGGCGAGCCGGCGCCGGGCGCCACCACGGACCCGGTGCGCCAGGAGATCACCGTGGCCGACCTGACCGGGAAGCTGCTGCCCGCCGTGCCGGCCCCGCGCGAGGTGACCGGAGCGCGGGTCGCGTACGACCCGGCGACCGGGACGCTGATCCGGCCGGAGGGGCTGGCGCCGGGGCTGCGGTACACGGTCGCCTCGGTCCGGGAGCGCCCGGACACGAACCTGATCAGCACCGCGAACGTGCCGGCCGGTGACGCGGTGGCCCGGGTCCTGCGGGTCGCCGACGGCGCGCCGGAGCAGCTGCGCCGGCTCGCCACCCAGCTCGCCGAGGAGAACGGCGCCCCGTACGCCCGGGCCACCGCGATCGCCGACTTCCTGGCCGAGCACTACCGGGTGACCGCGGACGCGCCGAGCGGGCACGCGTACCCGAACCTGGCGTTCTTCCTGTTCGGACCGCGCAACGGCGGCGGGCAGCGGGGCACCTCCGAGCAGTTCGCCGCGTCGTTCGCGGTGCTGGGCCGGCTGGCCGGCCTGCCCACCCGTGTGGTGGTCGGCTTCGAGCCGAAGGCGGACGGGCCGGTCCGGGCCGCGGACGCGTACGCCTGGCCGGAGGTGCTGTTCGAGGGCGTCGGCTGGGTGCCGTTCGACCCGATGCCGCGCCCGGACGAGCAGCCGCGCCCGGTGGAGGAGGACTTCCGGCCCAAGCCGGAGGATCCGCCCCCGTCCGAGGTGCCCGCGCCGACCGTGGAACCCACCGCCACCCCGCCGGCGGCGGCCGGCCCCGACGGGCGGGGCGGGCCGGCCGGACCGGGCACGCCGGTGCTGGTCGGTGGGGGCGTCGGCGGCCTGGCCCTGCTGGTCGGAGGGCTGCTGCTGGCCCTGGCCGCGATGCGCCGGAACCTGACCCGCACCCGGCTGGCGCAGGGCGACCCGGGGCGCCGGATCGCCGGCGCCTGGCGGGAACTCACCGACGCGCTGCGGCTGGCCGGCCACCCGGTGGGGGCGGACCTGTCGGCCGCCGAGGTCGCCGAACGGGCCCGCCGCGCCCTCGCCGAGGCGCAGGCCGCGCAGGTCCCGGTGGCTGGCGAGGTGGACGAGCTGGGCGGACTGCTCAACCAGGTGGCGTTCGCCCCCGGCACGGCCACCCCCGCCCAGGCCGACCGGGCGACAGCCGTCGCCGCCACCTACGTCGCCGCCCTGCGGGCCACCCGCTCCCGCTGGCGTCGCTTCCTGTGGACCGTCCACCCCGGCCCGCTGCGCTGGCGCCGCTGA
- a CDS encoding DUF58 domain-containing protein, with amino-acid sequence MGITARGVGLLVAAVVLLGVGFRYAYPELTVLGAAAGVAVGYALVTAAWRPRLTVERVADPDRVARGEPAAMVLTVRNTGRLRAANLLAEDRCGGRLVPVPVLRLRPGRDTEVRYPVPTRRRGVVPVGPLRVTRRDPLGLVALARSYGEMVPVWVHPRIHPLSAVPTGAGRSLDGRVDSVPHGSITFDSLREYVVGDELRRVHWRTSARVGELMVRENVDTSLPRLVVVLDNRAAAHPDRDAGVAESFESGCEAAASVVAAAIREDLPVSLLVVAPAPEEPAGGTDGSGSPRRGGHAGLEAPRDPLDRLAAAELADGGEDVLRAALTRLRQDRLGDTLVFLTGPGARGDLGHVGALRGAYPSVVVGMFGAPEPTAAGVAGLVVVDAADGAGFAAEWDGIRRW; translated from the coding sequence GTGGGGATCACCGCCCGCGGCGTCGGGCTGCTCGTGGCCGCCGTCGTGCTGCTCGGCGTCGGCTTCCGGTACGCGTACCCGGAGCTGACCGTGCTGGGCGCGGCGGCCGGCGTCGCGGTCGGGTACGCCCTGGTCACCGCGGCCTGGCGCCCCCGGTTGACGGTGGAGCGGGTGGCCGACCCGGACCGGGTGGCCCGGGGCGAGCCGGCGGCCATGGTGCTGACGGTGCGCAACACGGGCCGGCTGCGGGCGGCGAACCTGCTGGCCGAGGACCGCTGCGGCGGGCGCCTGGTGCCGGTGCCGGTGCTGCGGCTGCGCCCCGGCCGGGACACCGAGGTGCGCTACCCGGTGCCGACCCGGCGCCGGGGCGTGGTGCCGGTCGGTCCGCTGCGGGTGACCCGGCGCGACCCGCTGGGCCTGGTGGCGCTGGCGCGCTCGTACGGGGAGATGGTGCCGGTGTGGGTGCACCCGCGCATCCATCCACTGTCGGCGGTGCCGACCGGCGCCGGCCGGAGCCTGGACGGGCGGGTCGACAGCGTGCCGCACGGCTCGATCACCTTCGACTCGCTGCGCGAGTACGTGGTGGGTGACGAGTTGCGCCGGGTGCACTGGCGGACCAGCGCCCGGGTGGGCGAGCTGATGGTGCGGGAGAACGTGGACACCAGCCTGCCCCGGCTCGTGGTGGTGCTGGACAACCGGGCGGCCGCCCACCCGGACCGGGACGCCGGGGTGGCCGAGTCGTTCGAGTCGGGCTGCGAGGCGGCGGCGTCGGTGGTCGCCGCCGCGATCCGGGAGGACCTGCCGGTGAGCCTGCTGGTCGTCGCGCCCGCCCCCGAGGAGCCGGCCGGAGGCACGGACGGCTCCGGATCCCCGCGCCGCGGCGGGCACGCCGGGCTGGAGGCGCCGCGCGACCCGTTGGATCGGCTCGCCGCGGCGGAGCTTGCCGACGGTGGGGAGGACGTGCTGCGGGCCGCGCTGACCCGGCTGCGGCAGGACCGGCTCGGCGACACGCTTGTCTTCCTCACCGGGCCGGGCGCCCGCGGCGACCTGGGGCACGTCGGCGCGCTGCGCGGCGCGTACCCCTCGGTGGTGGTGGGGATGTTCGGCGCGCCGGAGCCCACGGCGGCCGGCGTGGCGGGCCTGGTCGTGGTGGACGCCGCCGACGGCGCCGGGTTCGCCGCCGAGTGGGACGGGATCCGCCGGTGGTGA
- a CDS encoding AAA family ATPase — MNTHEPLTQPEVQGFAALAARLAENVNAVVLGKPQVVRLALTALFAQGHVLLEDVPGVGKTTLARAIAATVKGQWRRIQFTPDLLPSDVSGVTIFNQATRGFEFHPGPVFANIVIADEINRASPKTQSALLEVMEERTVTVDGVRHPVPQPFLVVATQNPVEMDGTYRLPEAQLDRFLVKLSVGYPDEAVEVEVLRGATLRSPDSLTAVTDTATVGEMVKMARRVHIAEPLYAYAVRLAAATRTHPQVRVGVSPRGVIALTRAACAYALIDGRGWIMPEDLKTLVEPVFAHRLLLTPDAQVRGVTAADVLRQAVASVPVPLPSGQPAPVHG, encoded by the coding sequence GTGAACACCCACGAACCGCTCACCCAGCCGGAGGTGCAGGGCTTCGCCGCCCTGGCCGCCCGGCTGGCCGAGAACGTCAACGCGGTCGTGCTGGGCAAGCCGCAGGTGGTCCGGCTGGCGCTGACCGCCCTGTTCGCCCAGGGGCACGTCCTGCTGGAGGACGTGCCGGGGGTGGGCAAGACGACGCTGGCCCGGGCGATCGCGGCGACGGTCAAGGGGCAGTGGCGGCGTATCCAGTTCACCCCGGACCTGCTCCCCTCGGACGTGTCCGGGGTGACCATCTTCAACCAGGCCACCCGGGGCTTCGAGTTCCACCCGGGGCCGGTCTTCGCGAACATCGTGATCGCCGACGAGATCAACCGGGCCTCGCCGAAGACCCAGTCGGCGCTGCTGGAGGTGATGGAGGAGCGCACGGTCACCGTGGACGGCGTACGCCACCCGGTGCCACAACCGTTCCTGGTGGTGGCCACCCAGAACCCGGTGGAGATGGACGGCACCTACCGGCTGCCCGAGGCCCAGCTCGACCGGTTCCTGGTGAAGCTGTCCGTCGGCTACCCGGACGAGGCGGTCGAGGTGGAGGTGCTGCGGGGCGCCACCCTGCGCTCCCCCGACTCGCTCACCGCGGTCACCGACACGGCCACCGTCGGCGAGATGGTGAAGATGGCCCGGCGGGTGCACATCGCCGAGCCGCTCTACGCGTACGCGGTGCGGCTGGCCGCGGCGACCCGCACCCACCCGCAGGTGCGGGTCGGGGTCAGCCCTCGGGGCGTGATCGCGCTGACCCGGGCGGCGTGCGCGTACGCGCTGATCGACGGGCGGGGCTGGATCATGCCGGAGGACCTGAAGACGCTTGTCGAGCCGGTCTTCGCGCACCGGCTGCTGCTCACCCCGGACGCGCAGGTGCGCGGGGTGACCGCTGCCGACGTGCTGCGCCAGGCGGTCGCCTCGGTGCCGGTGCCGCTGCCGTCGGGCCAGCCCGCCCCGGTCCACGGCTGA
- a CDS encoding fibronectin type III domain-containing protein, with protein sequence MRGGLVTIGTVAALLAAMGLTVLGLGAADNAVANYDASSWLWSTSRSELARVNGVTARVDTRMEVPGGRRHQMQVAQTDRLLILRDLNTGQVSSLDLATLQITATTPTAPGLGVSVALHEDAAFVVDAVQGIVRQLDPRSLTPVGEPVRYPPGITGGAFDGAGKLWVAVPSEGTVSAVTAAELPATPGAAPPAGLSPKRVETYEVAEPAHELVVSTLDEGVAVLDRTSTSLVTVRAGRTVRADLTTTAPGSLPARTSGPQVPVTVAGERKVHVVRDSAEVQRFTVPGAGERLSPAVAWAGRFYCADENTGTVYSFDANGQLVDTIKGSGRPGPMELEVRENHLFINPPNSSTAQVVDDRNQVREVNKYANDVLGGDPPPVAPPPPPPKKPKVGKPGAPRAVTAAAGNASARVSWQAAASNGAEITRYVVEGAGQRHEVGANQRALEITGLTNGETYTFAVHAVNAKGDGPARRSNPVTPTAAVPDPPASVTAEARPDGTVLVTWPAANGQGNTVTKYAVTASSAGATAPAGESPKTELVIPAGQLEYGTQYAFTVIAVSDKGAGSKASPVSNTVVPFTVPKAPTELRASTVAEQPGTIAVQWAPAVDNGRPVTKYVVEAAGKTTEVTDVQTTIGGLGDGQNVTVKVKAVNEAGPGAEASTTARTVAAPRVTVTGSSADATSVTVAFTVDAGGGRATCSAATGGKTASGSCSSLRVTGLTPGTAYTVTVTATNAAGKGTATRAQSTDALYGIATCNNGPDGDQRTYCNAEVDGRNGNEIFSVPQQLNAKQVGWAKPGTRLKAYCKKQGENVDAWIYNNQKQSTWWVQVEYSGKNYIPWAWLNLEGGDNINLLPTC encoded by the coding sequence ATGCGGGGCGGGCTGGTGACCATCGGCACGGTGGCAGCGCTGCTGGCCGCCATGGGGTTGACCGTGCTCGGGCTGGGCGCCGCCGACAACGCGGTGGCCAACTACGACGCCTCCTCCTGGTTGTGGAGCACGAGCCGCAGCGAGCTGGCCCGGGTCAACGGGGTCACCGCCCGGGTGGACACCCGGATGGAGGTGCCCGGCGGGCGGCGGCACCAGATGCAGGTCGCGCAGACCGACCGGCTGCTGATCCTGCGCGACCTGAACACCGGTCAGGTCAGCTCGCTGGACCTGGCCACCCTCCAGATCACCGCGACCACGCCGACCGCGCCGGGTCTCGGCGTGAGCGTCGCGCTGCACGAGGACGCGGCGTTCGTCGTGGACGCGGTGCAGGGCATCGTCCGGCAGTTGGACCCGCGGTCGCTGACCCCGGTGGGCGAGCCGGTGCGCTACCCGCCGGGCATCACCGGTGGGGCGTTCGACGGCGCCGGCAAGCTGTGGGTCGCGGTGCCGAGCGAGGGCACCGTCTCGGCGGTCACGGCGGCCGAGCTGCCCGCCACGCCGGGCGCCGCGCCGCCGGCCGGGCTCAGCCCGAAGCGGGTGGAGACGTACGAGGTCGCGGAGCCCGCGCACGAGCTGGTGGTGTCCACGCTGGACGAGGGGGTCGCGGTGCTCGACCGCACCTCGACCTCGCTGGTCACGGTGCGGGCCGGCCGGACGGTGCGGGCCGACCTGACGACGACCGCTCCGGGGAGCCTGCCGGCGCGCACCAGCGGGCCGCAGGTGCCGGTCACGGTGGCCGGTGAGCGGAAGGTGCACGTGGTCCGCGACAGCGCCGAGGTGCAGCGGTTCACGGTGCCGGGTGCGGGTGAGCGGCTGAGCCCGGCGGTGGCCTGGGCGGGCCGGTTCTACTGCGCCGACGAGAACACCGGCACGGTCTACTCGTTCGACGCGAACGGGCAGCTCGTGGACACCATCAAGGGCTCCGGCCGGCCGGGGCCGATGGAGCTGGAGGTCCGCGAGAACCACCTGTTCATCAACCCGCCGAACTCGTCCACGGCGCAGGTGGTGGACGACCGGAACCAGGTGCGCGAGGTCAACAAGTACGCCAACGACGTGCTCGGGGGCGACCCGCCTCCGGTTGCCCCGCCGCCGCCCCCGCCGAAGAAGCCGAAGGTGGGCAAGCCGGGCGCGCCGCGCGCGGTGACCGCCGCCGCGGGGAACGCGTCGGCGCGGGTGAGCTGGCAGGCGGCCGCGTCCAACGGCGCCGAGATCACCCGGTACGTGGTGGAGGGCGCCGGCCAGCGCCACGAGGTGGGTGCGAACCAGCGTGCCCTGGAGATCACCGGGTTGACCAACGGCGAGACGTACACGTTCGCGGTGCACGCGGTGAACGCCAAGGGCGACGGGCCGGCGCGGAGGAGCAACCCGGTGACGCCGACCGCCGCCGTGCCGGACCCGCCGGCCAGCGTGACGGCGGAGGCCCGGCCGGACGGCACGGTGCTGGTGACGTGGCCGGCGGCAAACGGCCAGGGCAACACCGTCACGAAGTACGCGGTGACGGCCAGCTCGGCGGGCGCGACCGCCCCGGCGGGCGAGTCGCCGAAGACCGAGCTGGTCATCCCGGCGGGTCAGTTGGAGTACGGCACGCAGTACGCGTTCACGGTGATCGCGGTGAGCGACAAGGGCGCCGGGTCGAAGGCGTCGCCGGTGAGCAACACGGTGGTGCCGTTCACCGTGCCGAAGGCGCCCACCGAGCTGCGCGCGTCCACGGTGGCCGAGCAGCCGGGCACCATCGCGGTGCAGTGGGCGCCGGCCGTGGACAACGGCCGTCCGGTGACGAAGTACGTGGTGGAGGCCGCCGGGAAGACCACCGAGGTGACCGACGTGCAGACCACCATCGGCGGGCTGGGTGACGGGCAGAACGTCACGGTGAAGGTGAAGGCGGTCAACGAGGCCGGTCCGGGCGCGGAGGCCAGCACCACGGCCCGCACGGTGGCCGCGCCCCGGGTCACGGTGACCGGCTCGTCGGCCGACGCCACCTCGGTGACGGTGGCGTTCACCGTGGACGCGGGCGGTGGCCGGGCCACCTGCTCGGCCGCCACGGGCGGCAAGACGGCGAGCGGGAGCTGCTCCAGCCTGCGGGTGACCGGCCTGACGCCGGGCACGGCGTACACGGTGACGGTGACCGCGACCAACGCGGCGGGCAAGGGCACCGCGACCCGGGCGCAGAGCACGGACGCGCTCTACGGGATCGCCACCTGTAACAACGGTCCGGACGGCGATCAGCGCACGTACTGCAATGCGGAGGTGGACGGCCGCAACGGCAATGAGATCTTCTCGGTGCCGCAGCAGCTCAACGCCAAGCAGGTCGGGTGGGCGAAGCCTGGCACCCGGCTGAAGGCGTACTGCAAGAAGCAGGGTGAGAACGTCGACGCCTGGATCTACAACAACCAGAAGCAGAGCACCTGGTGGGTGCAGGTCGAGTACTCGGGCAAAAACTACATCCCGTGGGCCTGGCTGAACCTGGAGGGTGGCGACAACATCAACCTCCTGCCCACCTGCTGA
- a CDS encoding fibronectin type III domain-containing protein, translating to MSGPPAAAPVSASPVPPWGMTAPPWSSAAPPQPLDRPADPRPEPVVDAPVAADPEPVPEVEDGADRPLPVYDALLEFPESTRPDPEPYPGQGAWPAVPPAFHQPAAYPVAEEPEPRGRNRTVVAVVAGAVVVAVAAAVGVGAVLLNRDPAPPPGPAPTAAKPKVSGPPPGDLRLQDDTTTITVTWTDPTGGGVPFVVAGGRAGQKLGVMATVDAGQTRYTVNGLSPKLDYCFTVLAVYSTDTYATSGQVCTDREGGTTPN from the coding sequence GTGAGCGGCCCGCCTGCCGCGGCGCCGGTCAGCGCCTCGCCGGTGCCGCCCTGGGGGATGACCGCACCGCCGTGGAGCAGCGCTGCGCCGCCGCAGCCGCTCGACCGGCCCGCCGACCCGCGTCCCGAGCCGGTGGTGGACGCACCCGTGGCGGCGGATCCGGAGCCGGTCCCGGAGGTCGAGGACGGGGCGGACCGGCCGCTGCCGGTATACGACGCGTTGCTGGAGTTCCCGGAGTCGACGCGGCCGGACCCCGAGCCGTACCCGGGTCAGGGGGCCTGGCCGGCGGTGCCGCCGGCGTTCCACCAGCCGGCCGCGTACCCGGTGGCGGAGGAGCCGGAGCCGCGCGGCCGCAACCGGACGGTGGTGGCGGTGGTGGCCGGTGCCGTGGTCGTCGCGGTGGCCGCGGCCGTCGGCGTGGGCGCGGTGCTGCTCAACCGCGACCCGGCGCCGCCGCCCGGGCCGGCGCCGACCGCGGCGAAGCCGAAGGTGAGCGGTCCGCCGCCGGGCGACCTGCGGTTGCAGGACGACACCACCACGATCACGGTCACCTGGACGGACCCGACGGGCGGCGGGGTGCCGTTCGTGGTGGCCGGCGGGCGGGCCGGGCAGAAGCTGGGCGTGATGGCCACTGTGGACGCGGGGCAGACCCGCTACACGGTGAACGGGTTGAGCCCGAAGCTGGACTACTGCTTCACGGTGCTGGCCGTCTACTCGACGGACACGTACGCCACCTCGGGTCAGGTGTGCACCGACCGGGAGGGCGGCACGACGCCCAACTGA
- a CDS encoding DUF2267 domain-containing protein: MAARLTAELADRLAERVDADVRWTVREGWGEVAPRRDGGVEALLDDVAERRTGDRWDVAICLTDLPLHTEGGPLVAQTSGRRRVAMVSLPALGLQQLRAARAAVPELVSRLLTDASDQRVPPADWAPAEMASRVAAIHQVVGKAGELGYVASPLIGRVRLLAGMVRANRPGRALLGLSKLLVGAFGATAFALTTDTVWQMGDALGGLRLTVIMALGLTALVAWLIVAHGLWEKPDRETPPELARLFNLGTILTLTLATAVSYLVLFAGTVLVAALLIDTSVLEQTLQRPVDVTDYLTLAWITSSLATVGGAIGSGLEDEETVRAAAYGYHPEPGGWRDERDG, translated from the coding sequence GTGGCCGCGCGGCTCACCGCCGAGCTGGCCGACCGGCTCGCCGAGCGGGTGGACGCGGACGTGCGGTGGACCGTTCGGGAAGGCTGGGGTGAGGTGGCGCCGCGCCGCGACGGTGGCGTTGAGGCGCTGCTCGACGACGTGGCCGAACGGCGCACCGGCGACCGGTGGGACGTCGCAATCTGCCTGACCGACCTGCCGCTGCACACCGAGGGCGGGCCGCTCGTCGCGCAGACCTCCGGCCGGCGCCGGGTCGCGATGGTGTCCCTGCCCGCGCTGGGACTACAGCAGCTGCGAGCAGCCCGCGCGGCCGTTCCGGAACTGGTGAGCCGACTGCTCACCGACGCCTCCGACCAACGGGTGCCGCCGGCCGACTGGGCGCCGGCCGAGATGGCAAGCCGGGTTGCGGCCATCCACCAGGTGGTCGGCAAGGCCGGGGAACTGGGATACGTGGCTTCGCCGCTCATCGGCCGGGTGCGGCTGTTGGCCGGCATGGTCCGCGCCAACCGACCGGGACGGGCTCTGCTGGGCCTGTCCAAGCTGCTCGTCGGCGCCTTTGGCGCCACCGCGTTCGCGCTCACCACGGACACCGTCTGGCAGATGGGGGATGCGCTCGGCGGACTCCGCCTCACCGTGATCATGGCACTCGGCCTGACCGCGCTGGTGGCCTGGCTGATCGTCGCCCACGGCCTGTGGGAGAAACCAGACCGCGAGACACCGCCTGAGCTGGCCCGGCTGTTCAACCTGGGTACGATCCTCACCCTCACCCTGGCCACGGCCGTGTCCTACCTGGTCCTGTTCGCTGGAACGGTGCTCGTCGCGGCGCTGCTGATCGACACATCGGTGCTGGAGCAGACCCTGCAGCGGCCGGTCGATGTCACCGACTACCTGACGCTCGCCTGGATCACCAGTTCGCTGGCCACCGTCGGTGGCGCCATCGGCTCCGGGCTGGAAGACGAGGAAACGGTGCGGGCCGCCGCTTACGGGTACCATCCCGAACCCGGCGGCTGGCGGGACGAGAGGGACGGGTAG